One genomic region from Streptomyces venezuelae encodes:
- a CDS encoding pyridoxal-phosphate-dependent aminotransferase family protein has product MTHPLLDLAPLTAAHFASIERRVAALLSTEQDVVITQGEALLPLEGCIRSGARAGSTALNVVTGPYGQTFGNWLRDCGATVVDLEVPFHTAVTAEQVERALVEHPEIDFVSLVHAEAATGNTNPVAEIGEVVRAHGALFYLDAVASIGAEPVLPDAWGVDMCIIGAQKAMGGPAGVSAVSVSARAWERFAANPAAPRRSYLSLLDWKERWIDGGRKALLHAPAQLEMLALEACVERIEAEGLDALMARHASAAAATRAGALALGGGLEPYVYEAKDAAPVATTLRAPAGVDASELVAKALSADPSLPLIAGGGALAKEMIRVNHYGVDATPGAVQSSLAALGAALGDTGRAVDLEGARRAVTEAWK; this is encoded by the coding sequence GTGACACACCCGCTCCTGGACCTGGCCCCGCTGACCGCCGCGCACTTCGCGTCGATCGAGCGGCGGGTGGCCGCGCTGCTCTCCACGGAGCAGGACGTGGTGATCACCCAGGGCGAGGCGCTGCTCCCCCTGGAGGGGTGCATCCGGAGCGGGGCGCGGGCCGGTTCGACCGCGCTGAACGTCGTCACCGGTCCGTACGGGCAGACCTTCGGCAACTGGCTGCGGGACTGCGGGGCGACCGTGGTCGACCTGGAGGTGCCCTTCCACACGGCTGTGACGGCCGAGCAGGTCGAGCGGGCACTCGTCGAGCACCCGGAGATCGACTTCGTGTCGCTCGTGCACGCGGAGGCGGCGACCGGGAACACCAACCCGGTCGCGGAGATCGGCGAGGTCGTCCGGGCGCACGGCGCACTGTTCTACCTGGACGCGGTGGCGTCGATCGGTGCGGAGCCGGTGCTGCCGGACGCGTGGGGCGTGGACATGTGCATCATCGGCGCGCAGAAGGCGATGGGCGGCCCCGCGGGCGTCTCGGCGGTCTCGGTGAGCGCGCGGGCCTGGGAGCGGTTCGCCGCGAACCCGGCGGCGCCGCGGCGCTCGTACCTCTCCCTCCTGGACTGGAAGGAGCGGTGGATCGACGGTGGCCGGAAGGCGCTGCTTCACGCTCCGGCGCAGCTGGAGATGCTGGCCCTCGAAGCGTGTGTGGAGCGGATCGAGGCGGAGGGTCTGGACGCGCTGATGGCCCGGCACGCCTCGGCCGCGGCGGCGACCCGGGCGGGCGCGCTGGCCCTGGGCGGCGGCCTGGAGCCGTACGTGTACGAGGCGAAGGACGCGGCCCCGGTCGCGACGACGCTGCGCGCGCCGGCCGGCGTGGACGCCTCGGAGCTGGTCGCGAAGGCCCTCTCCGCGGATCCGTCGCTGCCGCTGATCGCGGGCGGCGGGGCGCTGGCCAAGGAGATGATCCGGGTCAACCACTACGGGGTGGACGCGACTCCGGGTGCCGTGCAGTCCTCGCTCGCGGCGCTGGGCGCGGCGCTCGGCGACACGGGCCGCGCGGTGGACCTGGAGGGCGCGCGGCGCGCGGTCACGGAGGCCTGGAAGTAG
- a CDS encoding FG-GAP repeat protein yields the protein MRKHRSAAALAAATLLLVTGAGIATAPAAWAGVPGGTRADDRNHDFDGDGFDDVLIGAPGATVGGKRGAGLVTVQYGSPNGIDTRAATIVSQDTRGVPGGAEAGDSFGAAVATGDLDGDGYDDAVIGAPGEDIGTRADVGGVIVLWGSPHGLVGTDSRWLDSLLGAVAGNRFGSALGAARFTAETSGDQLIVLDRRAAERHLFGAAALSGERRAATGPRAHSAEPLNRAALAGSGGRAAAAPLRDLVAKSVTTGDYDRNGYADLVIGGVTTGAEPGHGWSWYLAGRSDHLTHQRDLRGGPVTASGDIDGDGYDDLVTGEPHSPDDGGESMTGGLVGVYRGGRTGLAGATGVGTPPQWWTQNSAGVPGVSERGDGWGADLSLGDTDRDGCADLAIGAPGEDVGTVADAGMVTVLRGTARGLTGTGAASWTQDSPSVPGGVERGDRFGGQVRLVDPNADGRFSLLAAAPGENTSDGHVWVFPARAGGLGATGSWSFGVASFGGPYLDARYGSAIDE from the coding sequence ATGCGCAAGCACCGTTCCGCCGCCGCCCTCGCCGCGGCGACGCTCCTCCTCGTCACCGGCGCGGGCATCGCCACCGCCCCCGCCGCCTGGGCCGGCGTGCCCGGCGGCACCCGCGCCGACGACCGCAACCACGACTTCGACGGCGACGGCTTCGACGACGTCCTCATCGGAGCCCCCGGCGCGACCGTCGGAGGCAAGCGGGGCGCCGGACTCGTCACCGTCCAGTACGGCTCGCCGAACGGCATCGACACCCGCGCCGCCACGATCGTCAGCCAGGACACCCGCGGGGTGCCCGGCGGCGCCGAGGCGGGCGACTCCTTCGGCGCCGCCGTCGCCACCGGCGACCTCGACGGCGACGGCTACGACGACGCCGTGATCGGCGCCCCCGGCGAGGACATCGGCACCCGCGCGGACGTCGGCGGCGTGATCGTCCTCTGGGGCTCCCCGCACGGACTCGTCGGCACCGACAGCCGCTGGCTCGACAGCCTCCTCGGCGCGGTCGCCGGGAACCGCTTCGGCTCCGCCCTCGGCGCCGCGCGGTTCACCGCCGAGACCTCCGGGGACCAGCTCATCGTCCTCGACCGCCGGGCCGCGGAGCGGCATCTCTTCGGCGCCGCGGCCCTGTCGGGCGAGCGGCGAGCCGCCACCGGCCCCCGCGCGCACAGCGCCGAGCCGCTGAACCGCGCCGCCCTCGCGGGGAGCGGCGGGCGCGCCGCCGCGGCGCCGCTCCGGGACCTCGTCGCCAAGTCCGTCACCACCGGCGACTACGACAGGAACGGCTACGCGGACCTGGTCATCGGCGGAGTCACCACCGGCGCCGAACCCGGCCACGGCTGGTCCTGGTACCTCGCCGGACGGAGCGATCACCTCACCCACCAGCGCGATCTGCGCGGCGGACCGGTCACCGCCTCCGGCGACATCGACGGCGACGGCTACGACGACCTCGTCACCGGCGAGCCGCACAGCCCCGACGACGGCGGCGAGTCCATGACCGGCGGCCTCGTCGGCGTCTACCGGGGCGGCCGGACCGGACTCGCCGGAGCCACCGGCGTCGGCACCCCGCCGCAGTGGTGGACCCAGAACTCCGCCGGTGTGCCGGGCGTCTCCGAGCGCGGCGACGGCTGGGGCGCCGACCTCTCTCTCGGGGACACCGACCGCGACGGCTGTGCCGACCTCGCGATCGGCGCCCCCGGCGAGGACGTCGGAACCGTCGCCGACGCGGGCATGGTCACCGTCCTGCGCGGCACCGCCCGGGGTCTGACCGGCACCGGCGCCGCCTCCTGGACGCAGGACTCGCCCTCCGTCCCGGGCGGTGTGGAGCGGGGCGACCGCTTCGGCGGCCAGGTCCGGCTCGTCGACCCCAACGCCGACGGCCGCTTCTCGCTGCTCGCGGCGGCCCCCGGCGAGAACACCTCGGACGGCCACGTCTGGGTCTTCCCCGCGCGTGCGGGAGGGCTCGGCGCGACCGGCTCGTGGAGCTTCGGCGTCGCCTCCTTCGGCGGGCCCTACCTGGACGCCCGCTACGGGAGCGCGATCGACGAGTGA
- a CDS encoding alkene reductase, with protein sequence MTTAFDSVDLAGTRLANRIAMAPMTRSRAEAESRTPTALVAEYYAQRASAGLIITEGAQPTAIGQGYPNTPGLHSAEQIAAWREVTDGVHERGGRIFVQLMHAGRISHPQVLGDGLHPVGPSAVTPAGQLFAGSGLIDFVAPRELTADEVRETIAGFATAARNAVEAGFDGVEIHGANGYLIQQFLASGSNHRTDEWGGPVENRIRFAVEVVKAVAAEIGPERTGLRVSPANTYNDIAETDTEEIYPALVEAIDPIGIAYLHVMEPAPEVRELTLALRKAFSGTLILNPATEGPTGPDALALIEDGTADLVAYGALFLANPDLPARLKAGGPYNTPDTATYFGGDHRGYTDYPAL encoded by the coding sequence ATGACCACCGCCTTCGACTCCGTAGACCTCGCCGGCACCCGTCTCGCCAACCGCATCGCCATGGCCCCCATGACCCGCAGCCGGGCCGAGGCCGAGAGCCGTACCCCCACCGCGCTCGTCGCCGAGTACTACGCCCAGCGCGCCTCGGCCGGCCTCATCATCACCGAGGGCGCCCAGCCGACCGCCATCGGCCAGGGCTACCCCAACACCCCCGGCCTGCACAGCGCCGAGCAGATCGCCGCCTGGCGCGAGGTCACCGACGGCGTCCACGAGCGCGGCGGCCGGATCTTCGTCCAGCTGATGCACGCCGGCCGGATCAGCCACCCGCAGGTCCTCGGCGACGGCCTCCACCCCGTCGGCCCCTCCGCGGTCACCCCGGCCGGACAGCTCTTCGCCGGCTCCGGGCTCATCGACTTCGTCGCCCCGCGCGAACTCACCGCCGACGAGGTACGGGAGACGATCGCCGGCTTCGCCACCGCCGCGCGCAACGCGGTGGAGGCAGGCTTCGACGGCGTCGAGATCCACGGCGCCAACGGCTACCTGATCCAGCAGTTCCTCGCCTCCGGCTCCAACCACCGCACCGACGAGTGGGGCGGCCCGGTCGAGAACCGCATCCGCTTCGCCGTCGAGGTCGTCAAGGCCGTCGCCGCCGAGATCGGCCCCGAACGCACCGGCCTGCGCGTCTCCCCGGCCAACACCTACAACGACATCGCCGAGACCGACACCGAGGAGATCTACCCCGCACTCGTCGAGGCGATCGACCCGATCGGAATCGCCTACCTGCACGTCATGGAGCCCGCGCCCGAGGTCCGCGAGCTGACCCTCGCCCTGCGCAAGGCCTTCTCCGGCACCCTCATCCTCAACCCGGCCACCGAGGGGCCGACCGGCCCCGACGCCCTGGCCCTCATCGAGGACGGCACCGCCGACCTCGTCGCCTACGGGGCGCTGTTCCTCGCCAACCCCGACCTGCCGGCCCGCCTCAAGGCCGGCGGCCCGTACAACACCCCGGACACCGCCACGTACTTCGGCGGCGACCACCGCGGCTACACGGACTACCCCGCGCTGTAA
- a CDS encoding penicillin acylase family protein, with amino-acid sequence MSIEVYRDAWGVPHLRAADPEELAFAQGRVTARDRAWQLEVERHRAQGTTAAFLGAAELGWDTFVRRARLADTARRCFERLEASDAPTAAWIRAYVDGVNDGLADGASRSPEFAETGLVPGRWEPWTPLAVWLSTHILFAGLPTKLWRDEVARRLGEEWTELFATDGPGTAGSNGWVVSGERTASGAALVAGDPHRFIEAPGVYQQIRLACPAYDVVGLAVPGIPGLAHFGHTGSVAWAITNAMADYQDLYRERLRRLPDGGVEALGPEGWAPAAAHTEKIEVAGGQPVVIEVVETDRGPVIIDGGGGQRSPDSDTSDTDASGSDALNADAPDADAPDTEAGVWEAVSLRHPPRVTGELGFGVLPALLRARTVGDVDAAVDGWVEPVNVLQAADTRGGLLHRVAGHVPVRDRANSLRVVPAWDRAHDWAAEPAPLPRAEVRGHAVMANARGLAAPLGIEFAPPHRAVRIGELLDASADWTPETTTAVHRDTDNPSAARLLTAVERAADGLSPAASTVRGRLLGWDRRMEAESTDAGLYAAVRGAVVRRLAGHEAFAALREPAPYPELFRPWLALGPRVAFALETLLTAGPVPAGDVDRIVREALEEVGAGEPPAAWGVTHRLAPWQALPDADDARWPGLAGDHDCVLSTSSVPGWTDRSARASAARYVWDLADRERSGWIVPFGASGVPGDPHHSDQLPLWLRGELAPVTTDWQNLTKEQG; translated from the coding sequence GTGAGCATCGAGGTCTACCGGGACGCCTGGGGCGTCCCTCATCTGCGCGCCGCGGACCCGGAGGAACTCGCCTTCGCCCAGGGGCGGGTCACCGCCCGCGACCGCGCCTGGCAGCTGGAGGTCGAGCGGCACCGGGCCCAGGGCACCACGGCCGCCTTCCTCGGCGCCGCCGAACTCGGCTGGGACACCTTCGTCCGTCGGGCCCGGCTCGCCGACACCGCCCGCCGCTGCTTCGAACGGCTCGAAGCCTCCGACGCACCGACGGCGGCGTGGATCCGGGCGTACGTGGACGGGGTCAACGACGGCCTGGCGGACGGGGCCTCGCGCTCGCCCGAGTTCGCGGAGACCGGCCTCGTGCCCGGGCGGTGGGAGCCGTGGACCCCGCTGGCCGTCTGGCTCTCCACCCACATCCTCTTCGCCGGCCTCCCCACCAAGCTGTGGCGGGACGAGGTCGCCCGGCGGCTCGGCGAGGAGTGGACGGAGCTCTTCGCGACGGACGGCCCCGGCACCGCGGGCTCCAACGGCTGGGTGGTGTCCGGCGAGCGGACCGCGAGCGGCGCGGCCCTGGTGGCCGGCGACCCGCACCGGTTCATCGAGGCGCCGGGCGTCTACCAGCAGATCCGGCTCGCCTGTCCCGCGTACGACGTGGTGGGCCTCGCCGTGCCCGGCATCCCCGGGCTCGCCCACTTCGGCCACACCGGCTCGGTGGCCTGGGCGATCACCAACGCCATGGCCGACTACCAGGACCTGTACCGGGAGCGGCTCCGACGGCTGCCGGACGGGGGCGTGGAGGCGCTCGGCCCGGAGGGCTGGGCCCCGGCCGCCGCGCACACGGAGAAGATCGAGGTCGCGGGCGGGCAGCCGGTCGTGATCGAGGTGGTCGAGACGGACCGCGGCCCGGTGATCATCGACGGAGGCGGCGGGCAGCGGTCCCCGGACTCCGACACCTCGGACACGGACGCCTCGGGCTCAGATGCCCTGAACGCCGACGCCCCGGACGCCGACGCCCCGGACACCGAAGCCGGCGTCTGGGAGGCCGTCAGTCTGCGGCATCCGCCGCGCGTCACCGGGGAGCTCGGCTTCGGGGTGCTGCCCGCGCTGCTGCGCGCCCGGACCGTCGGGGACGTGGACGCGGCCGTCGACGGGTGGGTGGAGCCGGTGAACGTGCTCCAGGCCGCCGACACCCGCGGCGGGCTGCTGCACCGGGTCGCCGGGCACGTGCCCGTACGCGACCGGGCCAACTCCCTGCGCGTCGTGCCGGCCTGGGACCGGGCCCACGACTGGGCGGCCGAGCCCGCGCCGCTCCCCCGCGCCGAGGTCCGCGGGCACGCCGTCATGGCCAACGCCCGGGGGCTCGCCGCACCCCTCGGCATCGAGTTCGCGCCGCCGCACCGGGCGGTCCGGATCGGCGAGCTCCTCGACGCCTCGGCGGACTGGACCCCGGAGACCACGACCGCCGTCCACCGGGACACCGACAACCCCTCGGCGGCCCGGCTCCTCACGGCCGTGGAACGAGCGGCCGACGGTCTCTCTCCCGCCGCCTCCACCGTCCGCGGGCGGCTGCTCGGCTGGGACCGGCGGATGGAAGCCGAGAGCACCGACGCCGGGCTCTACGCCGCCGTGCGCGGGGCCGTGGTGCGCCGGCTCGCCGGGCACGAGGCCTTCGCTGCGCTGCGCGAACCCGCCCCGTACCCGGAGCTGTTCCGCCCCTGGCTGGCCCTCGGGCCCCGGGTCGCCTTCGCCCTGGAGACGCTGCTCACGGCCGGTCCCGTGCCCGCCGGGGACGTCGACCGGATCGTGCGCGAGGCCCTTGAGGAGGTCGGGGCCGGTGAGCCGCCCGCCGCCTGGGGCGTGACGCACCGCCTCGCGCCCTGGCAGGCGCTTCCCGACGCGGACGACGCGCGGTGGCCGGGGCTCGCCGGGGACCACGACTGCGTCCTGTCCACGTCGAGCGTGCCCGGTTGGACCGACCGCAGCGCCCGCGCCTCCGCCGCCCGCTACGTCTGGGACCTCGCCGACCGCGAACGGAGCGGCTGGATCGTGCCGTTCGGGGCGTCCGGGGTGCCCGGCGACCCGCACCACAGCGACCAGCTCCCCCTCTGGCTGCGCGGCGAACTCGCCCCCGTCACCACCGACTGGCAGAACCTCACCAAGGAACAGGGATGA
- a CDS encoding siderophore-interacting protein yields MGHGWQGAVLKLFRGKDFTFTVTGAEQVTDDYRRVGFTDGGLLAAAGVHPTMWVRLWFDDAGKPHQRAYTLVDPDPAAGTFSLEFALHDGVASHWARTCAPGDTVEATLQGTGFEAPDPLPARLLVVGDPASLPAVNSLLDALPGVPATVWFETQHASDDELPVRLDPAHHELRRVPRQGGGADLVARVKAELPELADAASYVWIACDTTTTRTLAAYARKELALPKERVHALGYWRAS; encoded by the coding sequence GTGGGGCATGGCTGGCAGGGGGCGGTCCTCAAGCTGTTCCGAGGCAAGGACTTCACGTTCACGGTGACGGGGGCCGAGCAGGTCACCGACGACTACCGCAGGGTGGGCTTCACGGACGGAGGCCTGCTCGCCGCGGCCGGCGTCCATCCGACGATGTGGGTGCGCCTCTGGTTCGACGACGCGGGAAAGCCGCACCAGCGCGCCTACACCCTGGTCGACCCCGACCCGGCCGCCGGTACCTTCAGCCTCGAATTCGCCCTCCACGACGGCGTCGCCAGCCACTGGGCCCGCACCTGCGCCCCCGGCGACACCGTGGAGGCCACGCTCCAGGGCACCGGCTTCGAGGCGCCCGACCCGCTGCCCGCGCGCCTGCTCGTGGTCGGCGACCCGGCCTCCCTGCCCGCGGTCAACTCCCTGCTCGACGCGCTCCCCGGGGTCCCCGCCACCGTCTGGTTCGAGACGCAGCACGCCTCCGACGACGAGCTGCCGGTCCGGCTCGACCCCGCGCACCACGAGCTGCGCCGGGTCCCGCGCCAGGGCGGCGGCGCCGATCTCGTCGCCCGCGTGAAGGCCGAGCTGCCCGAACTCGCGGACGCCGCCTCGTACGTCTGGATCGCCTGCGACACGACGACGACCCGCACCCTCGCCGCGTACGCCCGCAAGGAGCTCGCCCTGCCCAAGGAGCGCGTCCACGCGCTCGGCTACTGGCGCGCGAGCTGA
- a CDS encoding amidohydrolase family protein, protein MSDHAVLHVKGRVLVGPEDVRDELWCVDGRITYDRPAAEAVTVEGWALPGLVDAHCHVGLDRHGPVDDATSEKQALTDRDAGTLLIRDAGSPSDTRWIDEREDLPKIIRAGRHIARTRRYIRNYAHEIEPADLVAYVGREARRGDGWVKLVGDWIDREAGDLTACWPRPEVEAAIAEAHRLGARVTAHCFAEDSLRDLVEAGIDCIEHATGLTEDTIPLFAERGVAIVPTLVNIATFPHLADGGQEKFPRWSAHMRRLHERRYDTVRAAFDAGVPVFVGTDAGGSLAHGLVAEEVEELTKAGIPPVDALSATAWGARAWLGRPSLEEGAPADLVVYGEDPRADVRVLAAPRRVVVNGRVIG, encoded by the coding sequence ATGAGCGATCACGCGGTGCTGCATGTGAAGGGGCGGGTGCTCGTCGGCCCTGAGGACGTACGGGACGAACTCTGGTGCGTCGACGGCCGGATCACCTACGACCGGCCCGCCGCCGAGGCGGTGACCGTCGAGGGCTGGGCCCTGCCCGGCCTGGTCGACGCCCACTGCCACGTCGGGCTCGACCGGCACGGCCCGGTCGACGACGCCACCAGCGAGAAGCAGGCCCTCACCGACCGGGACGCGGGCACGCTCCTGATCCGCGACGCGGGTTCGCCCTCCGACACCCGCTGGATCGACGAGCGCGAGGACCTCCCGAAGATCATCCGCGCGGGCCGGCACATCGCCCGCACCCGCCGCTACATCCGTAACTACGCCCACGAGATCGAGCCCGCCGACCTCGTCGCGTACGTCGGCCGCGAGGCCCGGCGCGGCGACGGCTGGGTCAAACTCGTCGGCGACTGGATCGACCGCGAGGCGGGCGACCTCACCGCCTGCTGGCCGCGCCCCGAGGTCGAGGCGGCCATCGCCGAGGCGCACCGGCTCGGCGCCCGCGTCACCGCGCACTGCTTCGCCGAGGACTCGCTCCGCGACCTGGTCGAGGCCGGGATCGACTGCATCGAGCACGCCACCGGCCTCACCGAGGACACGATCCCGCTCTTCGCCGAGCGGGGCGTCGCCATCGTCCCGACCCTGGTGAACATCGCGACCTTCCCGCACCTCGCCGACGGCGGCCAGGAGAAGTTCCCGCGCTGGTCGGCCCATATGCGCCGGCTGCACGAGCGGCGGTACGACACCGTCCGCGCCGCCTTCGACGCGGGCGTCCCCGTCTTCGTCGGCACCGACGCGGGCGGCTCCCTCGCCCACGGCCTCGTCGCCGAGGAGGTCGAGGAGCTGACGAAGGCCGGCATCCCGCCGGTCGACGCGCTCTCGGCCACCGCCTGGGGGGCCAGGGCCTGGCTCGGCCGCCCCTCCCTGGAGGAGGGCGCCCCCGCCGACCTCGTCGTCTACGGCGAGGACCCGCGCGCGGACGTCCGCGTGCTCGCGGCCCCGCGCCGGGTCGTCGTCAACGGCCGGGTGATCGGCTGA
- a CDS encoding MarR family winged helix-turn-helix transcriptional regulator gives MQGTDPVCTESVPSAARGGPVSIALARVARMHRIAAGRRLKELGLYPGQEMMMMRLWDCGPVRQSELIQSLGLDASTVTKMLQRLEQCGHVRRRPDPADRRAVLVEPTDEGRALRTGVEGVWSDLENLSLNGLGPDDRAELARLLGLVSENLREEAGEEGACPPLPGGC, from the coding sequence ATGCAAGGAACCGACCCCGTCTGTACCGAGTCGGTACCGTCCGCCGCCCGCGGCGGACCCGTCAGCATCGCCCTGGCGCGGGTGGCCCGGATGCACCGGATCGCCGCCGGACGGCGGCTCAAGGAGCTCGGCCTCTATCCGGGCCAGGAGATGATGATGATGCGGCTCTGGGACTGCGGGCCCGTCCGCCAGTCCGAGCTGATCCAGTCCCTGGGCCTCGACGCCTCGACGGTGACCAAGATGCTCCAGCGCCTGGAGCAGTGCGGCCACGTCCGCCGCCGCCCGGACCCCGCCGACCGGCGCGCGGTCCTGGTCGAGCCGACGGACGAGGGGCGGGCCCTGCGCACCGGCGTCGAAGGCGTCTGGTCGGACCTGGAGAACCTCTCCCTCAACGGCCTCGGCCCGGACGACCGGGCCGAGCTGGCCCGGCTGCTCGGCCTCGTGTCGGAGAACCTGCGCGAGGAGGCGGGCGAGGAGGGCGCCTGCCCGCCGCTGCCGGGCGGCTGCTGA
- a CDS encoding GNAT family N-acetyltransferase, translated as MTTTTAATYVHTVEGFGTVTVRPVDPDRDAPLLHGWVTEERARFWGMNGTTVEQVRDIYAHLDSLTTHHGFLVDLDGEPVALFQTYDPEADRVSECYQVEPGDIGVHFLIAPSATPRPGFTAGLIGALVAFSLRDRTRIVVEPDAANEKAIARMARAGFELGPEVVLPEVDLPEVFIPEKRARLAFLSR; from the coding sequence ATGACCACCACCACCGCCGCCACCTACGTCCACACCGTCGAGGGCTTCGGGACCGTCACCGTCCGGCCCGTCGACCCCGACCGCGACGCCCCGCTCCTGCACGGCTGGGTCACCGAGGAGCGGGCCCGCTTCTGGGGCATGAACGGAACCACCGTCGAGCAGGTCAGGGACATCTACGCCCACCTCGACTCGCTCACCACCCACCACGGCTTCCTGGTCGACCTGGACGGGGAGCCGGTCGCGCTGTTCCAGACGTACGACCCCGAGGCGGACCGGGTCAGCGAGTGCTACCAGGTGGAGCCCGGGGACATCGGCGTCCACTTCCTGATCGCGCCGAGCGCGACCCCCCGGCCCGGCTTCACGGCCGGACTCATCGGCGCGCTCGTCGCCTTCTCGCTGCGGGACCGCACCCGGATCGTGGTCGAGCCGGACGCCGCCAACGAGAAGGCGATCGCCCGCATGGCGCGAGCCGGATTCGAGCTGGGCCCGGAGGTCGTGCTGCCCGAGGTGGACCTGCCGGAGGTCTTCATCCCGGAGAAGCGGGCCCGGCTCGCCTTCCTGAGCCGCTAG
- a CDS encoding aminotransferase class V-fold PLP-dependent enzyme encodes MDSLHQPLGGAEFAPKKTYLNTSACGLLPRRTIDAVTLLAEQTADGRSDGAGSFDIVDEARAAFARLAHVSHERVSVGSSVAVHCGMIAQSMPSGSEILFPEGDFSSVITPFTIRGDLKTRFVPLELLAESVRPETALVAFSAVQSADGRTADFAAVRAAAAAHGARTLLDATQSAGWLPLHAGDWDYTVSGAYKYLLCPRGASFLTVTEEAQDSLLAIHANWVTGEELWVNSYGPVRELARSARRFDEPVAFFSYHGAARSLALLEEVGIDRIEAHNKGLAARFRTGLVELGHAPVMDDSTVVAVPGLGDRADALRAADVLLSARAGNLRASFHLYNTAADVDRALDILAG; translated from the coding sequence ATGGATTCCCTGCACCAGCCGCTCGGCGGCGCCGAGTTCGCACCCAAGAAGACCTATCTGAACACCTCCGCCTGCGGGTTGCTGCCCCGCCGGACGATCGACGCCGTCACGCTCCTCGCCGAGCAGACCGCCGACGGCCGTTCCGACGGCGCGGGCAGCTTCGACATCGTCGACGAGGCCAGGGCGGCCTTCGCGCGGCTCGCCCACGTCTCGCACGAGCGCGTCTCCGTCGGCAGCTCCGTCGCCGTGCACTGCGGGATGATCGCCCAGTCGATGCCCTCGGGCTCCGAGATCCTCTTCCCCGAAGGGGACTTCTCCTCCGTCATCACCCCCTTCACGATCCGCGGCGACCTCAAGACCCGCTTCGTGCCCCTGGAGCTGCTCGCCGAGTCCGTCCGTCCCGAGACGGCGCTCGTCGCCTTCTCGGCCGTGCAGTCGGCGGACGGCCGCACGGCCGACTTCGCGGCGGTACGGGCCGCGGCGGCCGCCCACGGCGCCCGGACGCTCCTGGACGCGACGCAGTCGGCCGGCTGGCTGCCGCTGCACGCGGGCGACTGGGACTACACGGTCTCGGGTGCGTACAAGTACCTGCTCTGCCCGCGCGGGGCGTCCTTCCTCACCGTCACCGAGGAGGCGCAGGACTCGCTGCTCGCGATCCACGCCAACTGGGTCACGGGCGAGGAGCTCTGGGTGAACAGCTACGGCCCCGTCCGCGAACTGGCCCGCTCCGCGCGCCGCTTCGACGAGCCCGTGGCCTTCTTCTCGTACCACGGGGCGGCCCGGTCGCTCGCGCTGCTCGAAGAGGTCGGCATCGACCGCATCGAGGCCCACAACAAGGGCCTCGCGGCCCGCTTCCGCACCGGACTCGTCGAGCTCGGCCACGCGCCGGTCATGGACGACTCGACGGTCGTCGCGGTCCCCGGTCTCGGCGACCGCGCGGACGCGCTGCGCGCCGCCGACGTGCTGCTCTCCGCGCGCGCGGGCAACCTGCGGGCCTCGTTCCACCTCTACAACACGGCGGCGGACGTCGACCGGGCCCTGGACATCCTGGCGGGCTGA